The following proteins are encoded in a genomic region of Neomicrococcus aestuarii:
- the rplJ gene encoding 50S ribosomal protein L10, with protein sequence MATPNKISAVEEITTDFKESEAAVLTEYRGLSVGQLKELRRSLGAETKYSVVKNTLAGIAAKEAGIEAFEGQLAGPTAIAFIKGDAVAAAKALTDFAKANDKLIIKTGVFEGKALDASGIAALAALESRELQLAKVAGVLKAPAAAAVRIIDALRLKLEETDGAAPAAEAPAEA encoded by the coding sequence ATGGCAACGCCGAATAAGATCTCCGCAGTTGAGGAGATCACTACCGATTTCAAAGAGTCGGAAGCAGCTGTCCTAACCGAATACCGTGGGCTTTCCGTTGGCCAGTTGAAGGAACTTCGCCGTTCGCTTGGTGCTGAAACCAAGTACTCGGTTGTGAAGAACACCTTGGCTGGCATTGCGGCAAAGGAAGCCGGCATCGAGGCCTTCGAAGGCCAGCTTGCCGGTCCTACCGCAATCGCTTTCATCAAGGGTGACGCAGTGGCAGCAGCCAAGGCGCTCACGGACTTCGCGAAGGCTAATGACAAGCTCATCATCAAGACCGGCGTGTTCGAGGGCAAGGCCCTTGACGCAAGCGGCATCGCTGCTCTCGCTGCTCTTGAATCCCGCGAGCTCCAGCTCGCAAAGGTTGCTGGCGTCCTCAAGGCTCCGGCAGCTGCAGCAGTTCGTATCATCGATGCTTTGCGTTTGAAGCTCGAAGAGACCGACGGCGCAGCACCTGCTGCCGAGGCACCTGCCGAGGCCTAG
- the rplL gene encoding 50S ribosomal protein L7/L12: MAKLTTDELLEAFKEMTIIELSEFVKAFEEKFEVTAAAVAVAGPAGGAGDAGAAEEKDEFDVVLEAAGDKKIGVIKEVRALTSLGLKEAKDLVDSAPKAILEGVNKETAEAAKEKLEAAGATVTLK; the protein is encoded by the coding sequence ATGGCGAAGCTCACGACCGACGAGCTCCTTGAAGCGTTCAAGGAAATGACCATCATCGAACTTTCCGAGTTCGTGAAGGCATTCGAAGAGAAGTTTGAAGTTACCGCTGCTGCTGTTGCAGTTGCAGGTCCTGCAGGCGGTGCTGGCGATGCCGGCGCAGCTGAAGAGAAGGACGAGTTCGACGTTGTTCTTGAAGCCGCTGGCGACAAGAAGATCGGCGTTATCAAGGAAGTCCGCGCGTTGACTTCCCTCGGCCTGAAGGAAGCTAAGGATCTTGTTGATTCCGCTCCTAAGGCAATCCTTGAAGGTGTTAACAAGGAAACCGCTGAAGCTGCTAAGGAAAAGCTCGAAGCAGCAGGCGCAACCGTTACCCTCAAGTAA